One part of the Candidatus Anaeroferrophillus wilburensis genome encodes these proteins:
- the purH gene encoding bifunctional phosphoribosylaminoimidazolecarboxamide formyltransferase/IMP cyclohydrolase encodes MATIRKALISVSDKEGIVDFARGLTNYNVDILSTGGTAKLLRDQGISVTDVSEYTGFPEMLDGRVKTLHPKVHGGLLGRRDLPQHREKMAAHGIDPIDLVVVNLYPFEATVAKPDCSFADAIENIDIGGPTMLRSAAKNFRDVTVVIDPDDYRAVLDEMKAENGGVSSTTNFRLAKKVFQATARYDAAISNYLGTYPELDCQPEDRLVFPETFTYQGLKVQDLRYGENPHQKAAFYHDLAVTEPCIGSAIQLQGKELSFNNILDSNAAFELVKEFSTTAAVVIKHNNPCGAAQSPDGNLVEAYCQARACDPVSAFGGIAAFNIPVDRETAEEIASTFMEAVIAPDYSPEALAVLGKKDALRLLKAPLGAKAGSGRLEFKKVVGGLLLQDRDLLLTPPSEWRTVSQRQPSEQELVDLLFAWKISKHVKSNAIVFARHNQLVGVGAGQMSRVDSVNIAVMKALSDTAGTVVGSDAFFPFRDGIDAAAKAGATAIIQPGGSARDDEAIAAVNEHNMAMVFTGTRHFKH; translated from the coding sequence AAGCCCTGATCAGCGTTTCCGACAAGGAAGGAATCGTTGATTTTGCCAGGGGTTTGACAAACTACAATGTTGATATTCTCTCAACCGGCGGCACGGCAAAACTGCTACGGGATCAAGGAATTTCGGTCACTGACGTTTCAGAGTACACCGGCTTTCCTGAGATGCTGGACGGCCGGGTCAAAACCCTGCATCCGAAAGTCCACGGGGGCCTGCTGGGACGGCGGGACCTGCCGCAACATCGGGAAAAAATGGCCGCCCATGGTATCGACCCCATTGATCTGGTGGTTGTCAATCTTTATCCCTTTGAAGCAACCGTTGCCAAGCCGGACTGTTCGTTTGCAGATGCAATTGAAAATATCGACATTGGCGGTCCCACCATGCTGCGATCGGCGGCCAAAAATTTCCGCGATGTGACGGTTGTCATTGATCCTGACGACTACCGAGCAGTGCTGGATGAGATGAAGGCGGAAAACGGCGGGGTTTCGTCAACGACCAATTTCCGGTTGGCAAAGAAAGTCTTTCAGGCCACGGCACGTTATGACGCTGCCATCTCAAACTACCTCGGCACCTATCCGGAACTTGACTGCCAACCGGAAGACCGGCTGGTTTTTCCCGAAACATTCACCTATCAGGGATTGAAGGTCCAGGACCTTCGTTACGGCGAAAATCCACACCAGAAAGCGGCATTTTACCACGACCTGGCCGTCACCGAACCCTGCATCGGCAGTGCCATCCAGTTACAAGGCAAGGAGCTCTCCTTCAATAACATTCTCGACAGCAACGCCGCCTTTGAACTGGTAAAGGAATTCTCCACCACCGCGGCCGTGGTCATCAAACATAACAATCCGTGCGGTGCAGCCCAGTCGCCGGACGGCAACCTGGTGGAAGCCTATTGCCAGGCACGGGCCTGCGATCCGGTGTCGGCCTTTGGCGGCATTGCCGCGTTCAACATTCCCGTTGATCGGGAAACGGCTGAAGAGATTGCCAGCACGTTCATGGAAGCGGTCATCGCCCCTGATTATTCTCCCGAGGCACTGGCCGTACTCGGCAAAAAAGATGCCTTGCGGCTGCTCAAGGCCCCCTTGGGAGCAAAGGCTGGCAGTGGCAGACTGGAATTCAAAAAGGTGGTCGGCGGTTTACTGCTTCAAGATCGCGATCTGCTGCTGACCCCGCCATCAGAATGGCGGACGGTTTCCCAGCGCCAGCCTAGCGAACAGGAATTGGTCGACCTTCTTTTTGCCTGGAAAATCAGCAAGCATGTAAAATCCAATGCCATCGTCTTTGCCCGGCATAATCAACTGGTGGGCGTTGGGGCGGGGCAGATGAGTCGGGTAGATTCGGTCAACATCGCGGTCATGAAAGCTCTGAGCGACACTGCCGGCACGGTGGTTGGCTCGGATGCCTTTTTTCCTTTCCGGGATGGCATCGATGCAGCAGCCAAAGCCGGTGCTACGGCCATCATTCAACCCGGCGGATCAGCCCGCGATGATGAAGCCATTGCGGCGGTCAACGAGCATAATATGGCAATGGTCTTTACCGGAACTCGGCATTTCAAGCATTAG
- the purD gene encoding phosphoribosylamine--glycine ligase, whose product MKILVVGGGGREHALIWKIAQSNKVSRIFCAPGNAGIAQLATCLPIKANDIDGLLKFALEEEISLTVVGPEKPLTEGIVDRFSEHNLKIFGPSKLAAEIEGSKTFCKNLLQQYNIPSGYFASFDNIDDAIEYIYSKGAPIVVKADGLAAGKGVVVAQTVEEAEDAVHMIMRKKAFGEAGNRVVIEEFLEGEEASFLVFTDGDIVIPMVTSQDHKPIFDGDRGPNTGGMGAYSPAPVITDGLFRRIMNDIMIPTVKGMAAEGRKYRGVLYAGLMIKEGIPRVLEFNARFGDPEAQPLLMRLKSDLVPILEACITGHLAKTMVAWDERPAVCVVMASEGYPGSYEKGRVITGLSTAEDLDDVMVFHAGTTMNEEGQVVNNGGRVLGVTALGPTIPKAINLCYRTVEKISWPGAQYRKDIGQKALKRLR is encoded by the coding sequence ATGAAAATTCTTGTCGTTGGCGGTGGAGGCCGGGAACATGCACTGATCTGGAAAATTGCCCAGAGCAACAAGGTGTCACGTATCTTCTGTGCCCCCGGCAACGCCGGAATTGCTCAGCTGGCGACATGCCTCCCCATCAAGGCAAATGACATTGATGGTTTGTTGAAATTTGCCCTGGAAGAGGAGATCAGTCTGACAGTTGTCGGCCCGGAAAAACCCCTCACCGAAGGGATAGTGGATCGGTTCAGCGAACACAATCTGAAAATTTTCGGCCCCAGTAAGCTGGCGGCGGAAATTGAAGGCAGTAAAACGTTCTGCAAAAACCTGCTGCAGCAATACAACATCCCCAGCGGCTACTTTGCTTCATTCGATAACATTGATGATGCCATTGAGTATATCTATAGCAAAGGGGCTCCCATAGTGGTGAAGGCCGATGGCCTGGCAGCCGGCAAAGGGGTGGTGGTGGCCCAGACGGTGGAGGAAGCAGAAGATGCCGTCCATATGATCATGCGCAAAAAAGCCTTTGGTGAAGCGGGCAACAGAGTGGTTATCGAAGAGTTTCTCGAAGGAGAGGAAGCCTCTTTTCTGGTTTTCACCGATGGTGACATTGTCATTCCCATGGTTACCTCTCAGGACCACAAACCGATCTTTGACGGTGATCGGGGGCCGAATACCGGCGGCATGGGAGCCTATTCACCCGCACCGGTGATTACTGACGGCCTTTTCCGCCGGATCATGAATGATATTATGATTCCCACCGTCAAAGGGATGGCTGCTGAAGGAAGAAAATATCGCGGAGTGCTCTATGCCGGCCTGATGATCAAGGAGGGTATCCCACGGGTGCTTGAGTTCAATGCCCGGTTCGGCGACCCCGAAGCTCAGCCGCTGCTCATGCGACTGAAAAGTGATCTGGTACCTATTCTTGAAGCCTGCATCACCGGCCACCTGGCAAAAACCATGGTTGCCTGGGATGAACGGCCGGCGGTCTGTGTAGTCATGGCTTCTGAAGGCTACCCGGGCTCCTATGAAAAGGGCAGAGTGATCACCGGGCTCAGCACAGCTGAAGACCTTGACGACGTGATGGTTTTTCATGCCGGCACCACCATGAATGAAGAAGGACAAGTGGTCAATAATGGTGGTCGGGTTCTGGGGGTTACCGCCCTTGGACCAACAATTCCCAAAGCCATTAACCTCTGTTACCGGACGGTTGAAAAGATCTCCTGGCCTGGCGCTCAGTACCGCAAGGATATTGGTCAAAAGGCCTTGAAAAGGCTGAGGTAG
- the purE gene encoding 5-(carboxyamino)imidazole ribonucleotide mutase produces the protein MTDIYNVLIIMGSDSDWEIMAEASRILRQFSVPHLTRVTSAHRTPERTVTLVNEAAKKGCQVIIAGAGAAAHLAGVVAAHTTLPVIGVPLNATSLQGMDALLATVQMPAGIPVATMAIGKAGATNSALLAIQILALADKRLAADLLAYRQTMVATVETKDKKLQQQINCI, from the coding sequence ATGACTGACATCTATAATGTTCTGATTATTATGGGCAGTGATTCCGACTGGGAGATAATGGCTGAAGCCTCCCGCATCCTGCGGCAGTTTTCCGTCCCCCATCTGACCAGGGTCACCTCTGCTCACCGAACGCCCGAACGAACCGTAACCCTGGTTAATGAAGCAGCAAAAAAGGGCTGCCAGGTCATCATTGCCGGGGCCGGCGCCGCCGCGCATCTGGCCGGAGTTGTGGCCGCCCATACCACCCTGCCGGTAATCGGGGTCCCGCTCAATGCCACCTCCCTCCAGGGCATGGACGCCCTGCTGGCCACGGTTCAAATGCCGGCCGGAATTCCGGTGGCAACAATGGCCATCGGTAAGGCGGGAGCCACCAACAGTGCCCTGCTGGCAATCCAGATCCTGGCTTTGGCAGACAAGCGCCTTGCGGCAGACCTGCTGGCCTATCGACAAACCATGGTTGCTACCGTAGAAACAAAAGACAAAAAACTCCAGCAACAGATTAATTGCATATAA
- a CDS encoding threonylcarbamoyl-AMP synthase → MKNIVYPFPAGREGVFLKQIRQAIIDSKLLIFPTETFYGLGGNALNKQVANAVFQLKGRQQHKPFPVLIAGLPMLLSLATEITPLAQKLMERCWPGPLTLIFAARPGLPAGVVSVEQKIAVRVSSHPLVQQLFQKLEVPLIATSANLSAAPAVSSFTDLSSGLVNQIDLAINGGRCPGEQPSTIIDVSEPLPRLIRAGTIPFSDSLYR, encoded by the coding sequence ATGAAGAACATTGTCTACCCCTTCCCGGCTGGCCGGGAAGGGGTTTTTCTCAAACAGATCCGCCAGGCCATCATTGATAGCAAGCTGCTGATTTTCCCCACTGAAACATTTTACGGACTTGGCGGCAACGCCCTCAACAAGCAAGTAGCGAATGCCGTTTTTCAACTGAAAGGTCGTCAGCAACACAAACCGTTTCCCGTGCTGATTGCCGGCTTACCGATGCTCTTATCCCTGGCAACCGAAATCACCCCCCTGGCTCAGAAACTTATGGAGCGCTGCTGGCCTGGACCTTTAACCCTTATCTTTGCTGCCCGACCGGGCCTACCGGCTGGAGTGGTGAGCGTTGAGCAAAAAATTGCCGTTCGGGTCTCTTCCCACCCTCTTGTCCAGCAGCTTTTCCAAAAGCTTGAGGTCCCCCTGATCGCCACCAGTGCCAACCTGAGTGCGGCACCGGCGGTCTCGTCGTTCACCGACCTCAGCTCCGGGCTGGTTAACCAGATTGATTTGGCCATTAACGGTGGCAGGTGTCCGGGAGAACAGCCATCGACCATTATTGATGTTTCCGAACCACTTCCCCGCCTGATTAGGGCGGGCACCATACCCTTTTCAGACAGCTTATACCGATGA
- a CDS encoding thiamine biosynthesis protein, with amino-acid sequence MTTLIHGIPIANPQAVALFSTGLDSILAVKVLQRQHLAVQGLYFTTPFFNNDIRGREDEFIRLIKQRYRIPLCVVDISSDFLTLLEAPPHGYGKNFNPCIDCKILMVQKAKTYAKQWGAGCIVTGEVLGQRPFSQRRDTMRIIERDSDTDGMLLRPLSARLLKETVAEQTGLVDRTLLYDFSGRGRKQQLMLAAELGITDFPTPAGGCLLTDPAFARRIQSLYAAGHQPAAREVEVLKYGRFYPFAAGTFLAVGRNKNENQQLLSLATAADIILKLVEMPGPVGFFTGDHLQLQQAGALLVQHSKARNQPEVTISWTQGKTSGRFRLSPLRPETAEAS; translated from the coding sequence ATGACGACTCTTATCCATGGCATCCCGATTGCCAACCCCCAGGCTGTTGCCCTCTTCTCCACCGGCCTTGACAGCATTTTGGCAGTCAAGGTATTGCAACGGCAACACCTTGCCGTCCAGGGGCTTTATTTTACTACACCATTTTTCAACAATGACATCAGGGGACGGGAGGATGAATTTATCAGGCTGATCAAGCAACGCTACCGGATCCCCCTATGTGTTGTCGACATCAGCAGTGACTTCCTCACCTTGCTGGAGGCACCACCCCATGGCTACGGGAAAAATTTCAATCCCTGCATTGACTGCAAAATACTCATGGTCCAAAAAGCAAAAACCTATGCCAAACAGTGGGGCGCCGGCTGTATTGTCACCGGTGAAGTTCTGGGACAGCGGCCCTTTTCCCAACGGCGGGATACCATGCGGATCATTGAACGGGATTCCGACACCGACGGCATGCTCCTGCGGCCGCTCTCAGCCCGGCTGCTCAAGGAAACAGTGGCCGAACAGACGGGTCTGGTCGATCGTACCCTCCTCTATGACTTTTCCGGCCGCGGCCGCAAACAACAGCTGATGCTGGCTGCTGAACTGGGAATAACCGATTTCCCGACCCCGGCCGGTGGCTGCCTGCTTACAGACCCGGCCTTTGCCCGACGGATACAATCGCTCTATGCCGCCGGCCACCAACCGGCTGCCCGTGAAGTAGAGGTATTGAAATATGGCCGTTTCTACCCATTCGCGGCTGGAACGTTTCTGGCGGTCGGCAGAAATAAAAACGAAAACCAGCAACTACTCTCCTTGGCCACGGCCGCTGATATCATCCTTAAACTTGTAGAAATGCCCGGGCCGGTGGGATTCTTCACCGGTGACCACCTGCAGCTGCAACAAGCTGGAGCTTTGCTGGTCCAGCACAGCAAAGCCAGAAATCAACCGGAAGTGACGATCTCCTGGACACAAGGAAAAACATCCGGTCGCTTCCGTCTTTCACCCTTACGACCGGAAACGGCAGAAGCATCTTGA
- the mutS gene encoding DNA mismatch repair protein MutS, producing MPNNTTSRPAKLTPMLRQYLQIKKEHPDKILFYRMGDFYEMFFDDAIQAAKLLKITLTSRNKKDDHPIPMCGFPHHAAGEYLSILTAAGCKVAICDQMEDPKEAKGLVKREVTKVITPGISFEEHALAADQHNYLAAVALDHEIFGLATLDITTGSFQATETATLNELLDELAKVSPRELLLAEDHADHPWQLTLTREFPDLHLTRKALYPTFHHDAARERLCQQFNTLSLDGFGARELRAGIMAAGAALAYVQETQRQQPLAHINRLQVYHTSSYMHLDKQTIINLELLHTIHERKKNGSLFGLLDRCQTAMGSRLLKQWLLYPLLVQEKIERRLDAIQLLVEEKISRHKLQEKLKQIYDLERLGGKLASLNANGRDLISLKDSLAIVPRIKSLLTETAGLPPMLEDIVTGLHELAPLILAIETTLLEDQPISIKEGNLIRPGINTDLDDLKLIRSRGREWILQLEREEKERTGINGLKIRYNRVFGYYIEVTHRNRDLVPVNYLRKQTLANADRYITPTLKEYEEKIIGAEEKIVALEYELFCDLRRQAAAEVEQIQHNSLQLAMLDCLTSLAEVADEQDYCRPVIDASRQALQITDGRHPTIEAINRQERFIPNDCSLDGGKEQIWIITGPNMAGKSTFLRQNGVIALMAQIGSYIPATGATMPIFDQIFTRVGAADNLSRGLSTFMVEMTETAQIINNATVKSLIILDEIGRGTSTFDGVSIAWAVAEHIHDHTAGLTLFATHYHELTELALTKKRIKNYNVAIKQQDDGIVFLRQILPGATNRSYGIEVAKLAGLPASLISRAQKILANLEQAEFSAEGQPRPAGISEPAVAEPTSYLPMLEPFTSEIPFDLEAVEQARQLLKKTDINRTTPIRALTILDKIKQLL from the coding sequence ATGCCGAATAACACCACCTCCCGGCCAGCCAAACTTACCCCCATGCTCCGGCAATACCTGCAAATCAAAAAGGAGCATCCAGATAAAATTCTCTTTTACCGGATGGGTGATTTCTACGAGATGTTTTTTGATGATGCGATCCAAGCTGCCAAGCTTTTGAAGATAACCCTCACCAGCCGTAATAAAAAGGATGACCACCCCATACCCATGTGCGGGTTTCCCCACCATGCCGCCGGCGAATATCTCTCCATCCTCACTGCCGCCGGTTGCAAGGTCGCCATCTGTGACCAGATGGAGGACCCCAAAGAAGCCAAAGGGCTGGTCAAGAGGGAGGTTACCAAAGTCATCACGCCGGGGATCAGCTTTGAAGAACATGCCCTGGCAGCCGACCAGCACAACTATCTGGCCGCCGTAGCCCTTGATCATGAGATATTCGGCCTGGCAACTCTGGATATTACCACCGGTTCATTCCAGGCAACGGAAACCGCCACGCTCAATGAACTGCTGGATGAACTGGCAAAAGTCTCCCCCCGGGAACTGTTGCTGGCAGAAGATCATGCGGATCACCCCTGGCAGTTGACCCTGACCAGAGAATTCCCCGATCTTCACTTGACCAGAAAAGCGCTCTACCCCACCTTTCATCATGATGCCGCTAGGGAACGCCTGTGCCAGCAGTTCAACACCCTTTCCCTCGACGGTTTCGGCGCTCGGGAACTTAGAGCCGGCATCATGGCCGCCGGCGCCGCGCTGGCCTACGTCCAGGAAACCCAGAGGCAGCAGCCTCTGGCGCATATCAATCGGTTACAGGTCTACCATACTTCCAGTTACATGCATCTTGACAAACAGACAATCATTAACCTGGAACTGCTACACACCATTCATGAACGGAAAAAAAACGGCAGCCTTTTTGGACTCCTCGACCGCTGCCAGACAGCCATGGGCAGCCGGCTGTTAAAACAATGGCTGCTCTATCCCCTGCTTGTGCAAGAAAAGATTGAGCGCCGCCTTGATGCGATCCAGCTGCTGGTGGAAGAAAAAATCAGCCGCCATAAACTGCAGGAAAAACTGAAGCAGATTTATGATCTTGAGCGCCTCGGAGGCAAACTTGCCTCGCTCAACGCCAACGGCCGCGACCTTATTAGCCTGAAGGATTCCCTCGCCATCGTTCCCCGGATCAAATCCCTGCTGACGGAAACGGCAGGACTGCCGCCAATGCTGGAGGACATTGTCACCGGCCTCCATGAACTGGCACCACTGATCCTGGCCATTGAAACAACCCTGCTTGAAGATCAACCGATCAGCATCAAGGAGGGGAATCTTATCAGGCCCGGGATCAACACCGATCTTGATGACCTGAAGCTGATCAGGAGCCGGGGTCGTGAATGGATTCTCCAGCTGGAGCGGGAGGAGAAGGAGCGGACAGGAATCAACGGCTTGAAGATCCGCTATAACCGGGTATTCGGCTATTACATCGAGGTTACCCACCGCAACCGCGACTTGGTGCCGGTCAATTACCTGCGCAAGCAGACCCTCGCCAATGCCGACCGCTACATCACCCCAACATTGAAGGAGTATGAGGAAAAGATTATTGGCGCGGAGGAAAAAATTGTCGCGCTGGAATATGAACTTTTTTGCGACCTTCGCCGGCAGGCGGCGGCCGAAGTGGAACAGATTCAGCACAACTCCCTGCAACTGGCAATGCTTGACTGCCTCACCAGTCTGGCGGAGGTCGCCGATGAGCAGGACTATTGCCGGCCGGTTATTGACGCTTCCCGCCAGGCACTGCAGATTACCGATGGCCGCCATCCCACCATTGAGGCGATCAACCGGCAGGAACGGTTTATCCCCAATGACTGCAGTCTTGATGGCGGCAAAGAACAGATATGGATCATCACCGGGCCCAACATGGCCGGCAAATCAACCTTTCTCCGCCAGAATGGCGTTATCGCCCTTATGGCTCAGATAGGCAGCTACATCCCTGCTACGGGGGCAACCATGCCGATTTTTGACCAGATTTTCACTCGGGTGGGAGCAGCCGACAACCTCAGCCGCGGCCTGTCAACCTTTATGGTTGAAATGACTGAAACTGCCCAGATCATCAACAATGCAACGGTAAAAAGTCTGATCATTCTGGATGAAATCGGCCGGGGAACCAGCACCTTTGACGGCGTCAGTATCGCCTGGGCGGTGGCTGAACACATTCATGACCACACTGCCGGCTTAACGCTATTTGCCACCCACTACCATGAACTCACCGAACTGGCACTGACCAAAAAAAGAATCAAAAACTATAATGTTGCCATCAAACAACAGGATGACGGCATTGTTTTTCTCCGGCAGATACTGCCGGGAGCCACCAACCGCAGCTACGGTATCGAGGTGGCCAAACTAGCCGGGCTGCCGGCATCGCTGATAAGCCGGGCACAGAAAATCCTTGCCAATCTTGAACAGGCAGAGTTTTCCGCCGAGGGTCAACCGCGGCCAGCGGGAATCAGTGAACCGGCAGTCGCCGAACCGACCTCCTATCTGCCCATGCTGGAACCCTTTACCTCTGAAATTCCTTTCGATCTGGAAGCTGTCGAACAGGCCCGGCAACTGCTCAAAAAAACGGATATCAACCGCACCACACCAATAAGGGCACTGACTATTCTGGATAAGATAAAACAATTGCTGTGA
- a CDS encoding Rrf2 family transcriptional regulator: MKLTRAADYAIRGVVYMAMQPEGAVVVIPEIAREMTIPVGFLARIFQSLSRAGIVISHRGKKGGYSLTRNAASLTLKDVIEAVEGNISLNICLDGFNECDRMTFCSIRTHLAAIQRVLVENLEKYDFATLAKEEKASREALKSP; encoded by the coding sequence ATGAAGCTTACCAGAGCAGCAGATTATGCCATCCGTGGGGTTGTGTATATGGCCATGCAGCCGGAGGGTGCTGTCGTTGTGATTCCTGAAATTGCCCGTGAGATGACCATTCCCGTAGGTTTTCTGGCCCGTATTTTTCAGAGTTTAAGCCGGGCTGGTATTGTTATCTCCCATCGTGGGAAAAAAGGCGGTTATTCTCTCACCAGAAATGCTGCCTCCCTGACCCTTAAAGATGTTATTGAGGCCGTGGAAGGGAACATTTCCTTAAATATCTGCCTCGATGGTTTCAATGAGTGTGACCGGATGACCTTTTGTTCCATCCGGACTCATTTGGCAGCTATTCAGCGGGTCCTGGTGGAAAATCTGGAGAAATATGATTTTGCCACCCTGGCAAAAGAAGAAAAAGCCAGTCGTGAGGCCCTGAAGAGCCCATAA
- a CDS encoding type III pantothenate kinase yields MILVVDVGNTNTVLGLFRDRQLIRSWRVATNFSRTEDEYGILFNNLFSYSSINSSEIRGMSLACVVPPMLDLMVSMAKKYLHLKPLVVGPGIKTGMPIMLDNPREIGADRIVNAVAAYQQHKQSLVVIDFGTATTFDCVSAKGEYLGGIIAPGLQISIEALFQRASKLPRVEMIRPREVVGKNTVHSMQSGIVYGYLSLVEGLVSRISHELQTEPLVIATGGLAPLIARETATIDQVDELLTLDGLLYLYELNRS; encoded by the coding sequence ATGATTCTTGTTGTTGATGTGGGCAATACCAATACGGTCCTCGGTTTGTTCCGGGATCGGCAGCTGATCCGCAGCTGGCGGGTGGCAACCAATTTTTCCCGTACCGAGGATGAATACGGCATCCTGTTTAATAACCTTTTTTCATACAGTTCCATCAATTCATCAGAGATCAGGGGGATGAGTCTTGCTTGTGTCGTGCCGCCCATGCTGGATCTGATGGTCAGTATGGCCAAAAAATATCTGCATCTAAAACCGCTGGTGGTGGGACCGGGAATCAAGACCGGCATGCCGATCATGCTGGATAACCCCCGGGAGATCGGTGCTGATCGGATTGTCAATGCCGTGGCTGCCTATCAGCAGCACAAACAGTCGCTGGTGGTGATAGATTTTGGTACGGCCACTACTTTTGACTGTGTTTCTGCCAAGGGTGAATACCTTGGCGGTATCATTGCTCCCGGTTTGCAGATTTCCATTGAAGCATTATTCCAGCGGGCTTCAAAATTGCCGCGGGTGGAGATGATTCGCCCGCGGGAGGTGGTGGGCAAAAACACGGTGCACAGCATGCAGTCAGGTATTGTCTATGGTTATCTGTCGCTGGTGGAGGGACTGGTAAGTCGAATTTCCCATGAATTGCAAACCGAGCCGCTGGTGATTGCCACCGGTGGTTTGGCTCCTTTGATTGCCAGGGAAACAGCTACCATTGATCAGGTGGATGAATTGTTGACCCTTGACGGATTATTGTATTTATACGAGCTGAACCGATCGTAA
- a CDS encoding biotin--[acetyl-CoA-carboxylase] ligase translates to MIGCRRIHLPTVDSTNSYAWQQAVQGAEHGLVVVADQQTGGRGRRGRWWISPPDTNLAFSLVLRPPLPADKVPLLSLVAAGGVLSSLQDDVADLWLKWPNDIYCGRQKMAGILAEASIRGSAVDFVVVGIGLNVNCERNDFPEPLQPTVTSMRQAAGRQFSLVSVLENLLRQVDVWYGRYVHGGFSGQLHHYLASHCYLTGKRVAVDVGGAIIEGTAEGIDAQGCLLVTDDHGCCRQVAAGEATIVAMDHMKKGE, encoded by the coding sequence ATGATTGGTTGCCGGAGAATTCATCTGCCAACGGTTGATTCCACCAACAGCTACGCCTGGCAGCAGGCCGTTCAGGGGGCGGAGCATGGTCTCGTGGTGGTGGCCGATCAGCAGACCGGCGGTCGGGGGCGCCGGGGGCGTTGGTGGATTTCCCCTCCTGATACCAACTTGGCTTTTTCCCTGGTTTTACGTCCCCCACTGCCGGCTGATAAAGTGCCCCTGTTGTCGTTGGTGGCGGCCGGCGGGGTGCTTTCCAGTCTTCAGGACGATGTTGCGGACTTATGGCTGAAATGGCCTAATGACATCTACTGTGGCCGGCAAAAAATGGCCGGTATCCTGGCGGAAGCCAGCATCAGGGGTTCTGCGGTTGATTTTGTTGTTGTCGGCATCGGTCTTAATGTCAATTGTGAAAGGAATGATTTTCCTGAACCCTTGCAACCAACGGTTACCTCCATGCGCCAGGCGGCGGGAAGGCAGTTTTCGCTGGTCAGTGTTCTGGAGAACCTGTTGCGCCAGGTGGATGTCTGGTATGGACGCTATGTTCATGGCGGATTTTCCGGGCAGCTCCACCACTATCTTGCCAGCCATTGTTATCTGACCGGCAAACGGGTTGCAGTCGATGTTGGTGGTGCCATCATTGAGGGAACTGCGGAAGGAATTGATGCGCAGGGTTGCCTGCTCGTTACTGATGATCATGGTTGCTGCCGACAGGTGGCGGCTGGTGAGGCAACAATTGTAGCAATGGATCATATGAAGAAAGGTGAGTAG
- the nadC gene encoding carboxylating nicotinate-nucleotide diphosphorylase, with the protein MMFTTEQLIKLALAEDLGSGDMTTLTTVPAGSTATATLTFKENAVVAGLEMMALVYRTLDASLKIDFLVCEGDPVDRGTDVARVTGCSASLLMGERVALNFFQHLSGIATLTRQYVDRIAEFHAAVVDTRKTTPGWRTLEKYAVQVGGGKNHRMGLFDGIMIKDNHIKAAGSITKAVQQARRLAPHTLRVEVEVENLEQLEEACRAGAEIILLDNMAVELMQQAVDSTRQSYPGVLLEASGGITLDTIAPVAATGVDFISVGALTHSARAIDISMNIVSCDHG; encoded by the coding sequence ATGATGTTTACCACCGAGCAGCTGATAAAATTGGCCCTGGCAGAAGATCTCGGCAGCGGCGATATGACGACTTTGACCACTGTTCCGGCCGGTTCAACAGCAACCGCAACGCTGACCTTCAAGGAGAACGCGGTGGTTGCCGGGTTGGAAATGATGGCGTTGGTGTATCGCACCCTTGATGCTTCCCTGAAGATTGACTTTCTGGTTTGTGAAGGGGATCCGGTTGATAGGGGAACCGATGTTGCCCGAGTAACCGGTTGCAGTGCTTCCCTGCTGATGGGCGAGCGGGTGGCGCTCAATTTTTTCCAGCATTTAAGCGGCATCGCCACCCTCACCCGGCAGTATGTCGACCGGATTGCCGAGTTTCACGCTGCGGTTGTCGATACTCGCAAGACCACCCCCGGCTGGCGGACGTTGGAGAAATATGCTGTTCAGGTGGGGGGTGGCAAAAATCACCGGATGGGCCTTTTTGACGGGATTATGATTAAGGATAATCACATCAAGGCGGCCGGTTCCATCACCAAGGCGGTGCAGCAGGCCCGCCGGCTTGCTCCACACACGTTGCGGGTCGAGGTTGAGGTTGAGAATCTGGAACAACTGGAGGAGGCGTGCCGGGCCGGGGCGGAGATTATTCTGCTTGACAATATGGCGGTCGAATTGATGCAACAGGCAGTCGACAGCACCCGGCAGTCCTACCCCGGAGTATTGCTGGAAGCCTCGGGGGGCATCACCCTGGACACAATAGCTCCGGTGGCTGCCACCGGTGTTGATTTTATCTCGGTGGGTGCATTGACCCATTCGGCCCGGGCCATCGATATCAGTATGAACATTGTTTCCTGCGACCATGGCTGA